The proteins below come from a single Triticum aestivum cultivar Chinese Spring chromosome 5D, IWGSC CS RefSeq v2.1, whole genome shotgun sequence genomic window:
- the LOC123124237 gene encoding probable glycosyltransferase At5g03795, with translation MRVSPPSSSPCLHGHGGKVACAVAACLALVTFLVVALDPRTGASSWFLSSSSSPPGVVSSLRPTARGGSNGGGAPLLATSSYAAGGKAVLFREEAAGGGPAVASFTKADSGYASVAPAPALAPESGFDDADSPDGTVEVRVPLMQGRVDVKLERVELGLAKARLVIREAIRNKDKRPPLTDRDYVPVGPVYRNAYAFHRSYLEMEKLFKVYVYEEGEPPVFHDGPCRSIYSSEGRFIFAMEMENRMRTRDPELAHVFFLPFSVVKMVKMIYEPNSHDMEPLRRTLSDYIDVLSTKYPYWNRSLGADHFMLSCHDWGPYVSSADGHLFSNSIRVLCNANTSEGFNPSKDVSLPEINLRTDIVDNQVGGPSASRRPILAFFAGGDHGPVRPLLLRHWKGKDADVQVSEYLPRGVSYINVMRRSKFCLCPSGYEVASPRVVEAIYLECVPVVIGDDYVLPFSDVLNWPAFSVRVAVADIPNLKTILAAVSPRQYIRMQRRVRTVRRHFMVNGPPRRFDVFHMILHSIWLRRLNVRLHGQD, from the exons ATGAgagtttctcctccctcctcctcgccgtGCCTGCATGGCCACGGAGGCAAGGTGGCGTGCGCGGTGGCCGCCTGCCTTGCGCTCGTGACCTTCCTGGTGGTCGCCTTGGATCCCAGGACCGGAGCTTCGTCCTGGttcctttcctcctcctcttctcctccagGCGTTGTCTCCTCCTTGCGGCCAACCGCGAGGGGTGGCAGCAATGGAGGCGGCGCCCCTCTCTTGGCGACTTCCAGCTATGCTGCCGGCGGCAAGGCGGTGCTCTTCCGGGAAGAAGCTGCTGGCGGCGGCCCGGCGGTGGCTTCCTTCACCAAGGCTGATTCCGGCTACGCCTCcgtcgctccggcgccggcgctgGCTCCG GAAAGTGGATTTGACGATGCCGATAGCCCGGACGGCACGGTTGAAGTAAGGGTGCCGTTAATGCAAGGGAGGGTGGATGTAAAACTGGAAAGGGTAGAACTTGGTCTCGCGAAAGCTCGTTTAGTGATAAGGGAAGCTATCCGAAACAAGGACAAGCGTCCTCCACTAACCGACAGGGATTATGTGCCGGTTGGACCGGTATACAGGAATGCCTACGCATTTCACAG GAGCTACTTGGAGATGGAAAAGCTGTTCAAGGTGTACGTGTACGAAGAAGGCGAGCCACCGGTGTTCCACGACGGTCCGTGCCGCAGCATATACTCATCGGAGGGCAGATTCATATTTGCCATGGAGATGGAGAACCGGATGCGCACGAGGGACCCCGAGCTTGCCCATGTCTTCTTCCTTCCCTTCAGCGTCGTCAAGATGGTGAAGATGATCTACGAGCCCAACTCGCATGACATGGAGCCGCTGCGCCGGACACTCTCGGACTACATCGACGTTCTGTCCACCAAGTACCCGTACTGGAACAGGAGCCTCGGCGCGGACCATTTCATGCTCTCCTGCCACGACTGG GGGCCATATGTGTCGTCGGCGGACGGCCATCTTTTCTCCAACTCCATCCGCGTGCTGTGCAACGCCAACACCTCCGAGGGCTTCAACCCTTCCAAGGACGTGTCACTGCCGGAGATCAACCTCCGGACCGATATCGTCGACAATCAGGTCGGCGGGCCATCGGCGTCGCGCCGCCCCATCCTGGCCttcttcgccggcggcgaccatggccCGGTCCGTCCGTTGCTCCTGCGGCACTGGAAGGGCAAGGATGCCGACGTGCAGGTGAGCGAGTACCTGCCCCGGGGCGTGTCGTACATCAACGTGATGCGGCGGAGCAAGTTCTGCCTGTGCCCCAGTGGCTACGAGGTGGCCAGCCCCAGGGTGGTGGAGGCCATCTACCTCGAGTGCGTGCCGGTGGTCATCGGCGACGACTACGTGCTGCCCTTCAGCGACGTGCTCAACTGGCCCGCCTTCTCGGTGCGGGTCGCCGTGGCGGACATACCCAACCTCAAGACCATCCTCGCCGCCGTGTCGCCGCGGCAGTACATACGGATGCAGCGGAGGGTGAGGACCGTGCGCCGGCACTTCATGGTGAACGGCCCGCCGCGCCGGTTCGACGTCTTCCACATGATCCTCCACTCCATATGGCTCAGGAGGCTCAACGTCAGGCTCCATGGACAAGACTGA